Genomic segment of bacterium:
AATCTTTCCACAGCCCGGCCGGAAGGTAGACCTCTCGTGCCACGGCGCCTTTTTCCACCACCGGGGCGACCAGGAAACGGTCTCCGAGCATGAATTCCTCGCGGGCCAGGAAAGCCTTCTCATCGCCGGGTGCGGCAAAGAACAGGGGGCGAATTATCGGACGTCCCGTGCGTTGCATCTCCTGCGCCAGGGAATGGATGTAGTCGCCTAACTGCTCGTGCAGACGGGTGTATTTCAGGCAGATTTTCTCGGATTCCGGGTCCAGGCGCCAGGGCGCGTACGAGAACTGCATCATCGGCATCAGCGCCGAGGCCTGGGTCCAGCGGACGAACATCTCGGGGTCCATGCTGCTGAAACGGTCCTGGCTGAAATCGCTGTCCAACCCCCCGCCGATCATGTCGGGGCAGAAATAGCCGTAGCCCAGCAGAGATTCGGTCAGGCCGTGCGGGACCAGCGAGCCCAGCCCGTTTTCACGGCTCCAGTTGCTGTTCTTGTCGCGCAGACGCTGCACGAGGCCCATCCCTTGAGCGAGCCAGCTAACCCGCAACTCGTTGATCTCGAAATGCGCCCCCACGCTGGCGTACAGGTCGGTGTAGCGGTTGGCGGTCACGCCGCCCCAGGTGCTGAACCCGGGCAGGAAAAAGCTGGCATCCGCGGCATCCAGCTTGTACCCGTCCACCCCGTAGCGCGACTGGAGGTTTTTCAGCTCGCCCACGAACCAGGCGTAGGCCTCGGGGTTCGAAAGGTCCACCAGGGCCGAGGTGCCATCCCACCACTGGGAGAGCCCCACCTTGCCGTTCCTGTCACGGACCAGCCATTTCCGGTCGGCCAGGAACTTGTAGCTGGCCGCGGTGCGGTCCACGAACGGCACCTCCCACAGCACCACCTTGAACCCCAGCTTGTGAAGTTCGTTCAGCATGGCCTGCGGGTCGGGGAATTTCTGCTTGTCGAACACGTGGTCGCCGTACTGCGACTGCCACATGTCGTCGATCATCAGCACCTCGCAGCCGAACTTGCGCTCGCGCAGGGTGCGGGCGTAGGCGAGGATTTTGTCCTGGCGCTGGTCTTTCTGGAACTCGATCCAGGTGTTGAACACGGGATAGGCGAAATAGCCCCGCGGCGGCACCGTGGCGGGCCGTCCGGCCAGGGCGGTGAAACTGTCGTAGGCCTCCACGATGTCGCGCCCAGCCAGGAGCCGGTACTCCAGGACGCTGCGCTGCCGCACGTTGAACCGGAACCTGCCGTCGCCGCCCTTGTTGAGCGCAAAGCCCATCGGGTCGCCGCTGGGGACAAAGAACCCGGCCCCGCTCGAGGTCAGCCAGACCGGCGCGGTCTGGTTGCCGTCCGAGGGGAAGGGGTCGACATCCACCTGGGCGCTCTCCAGCGGCCAGTTGTGCCCATCTGTCACTTTCCCGCCGTACCAGTGCCCGCTTGCGGCGAGGCTGAAAGTCTCCTCGATCCGCTCGCAGTCGGGGCCAGCGGGCGGAGTGAGGCCCACCAGCAGGTTGTCGCCGAAAAAGGTCAGGCGCAGCTCCGCCGCCTGGCCGCCCTCGCATTCCACTCGCAGGAACAGGCTTTCTCCGGTAGTCGAGCTGCCGAGGACCCGCATCAGGGCGTGTCGGCTCCCGCCGCGGACAAACGCGCTGCCGCCGGCCTCGCCCGCTGCGATCACCTGTCCGCCGCGCCGCAGTTCCAGACGGTAGGGGTCGCGATAGACCCGCAGCGTGTAGTTATCCGTCCCAGCCTCGACACAGGCCGGGTTGTCGAGATCGAAACGCGGGTACACGGCGCAGCGCGCCGGGCCGGCAGCCAGGCCGGTCAGGCCGAGCGCCAGGGCGAGAACCCAGAGCCGTAATGGCATTGTATCTCCAGTGCGAAAGGATGGTGTGAGCCTTGAATCCACATATTGATTCTTGACTGCGGCTGAGCCTGCGG
This window contains:
- a CDS encoding glycoside hydrolase family 31 protein yields the protein MPLRLWVLALALGLTGLAAGPARCAVYPRFDLDNPACVEAGTDNYTLRVYRDPYRLELRRGGQVIAAGEAGGSAFVRGGSRHALMRVLGSSTTGESLFLRVECEGGQAAELRLTFFGDNLLVGLTPPAGPDCERIEETFSLAASGHWYGGKVTDGHNWPLESAQVDVDPFPSDGNQTAPVWLTSSGAGFFVPSGDPMGFALNKGGDGRFRFNVRQRSVLEYRLLAGRDIVEAYDSFTALAGRPATVPPRGYFAYPVFNTWIEFQKDQRQDKILAYARTLRERKFGCEVLMIDDMWQSQYGDHVFDKQKFPDPQAMLNELHKLGFKVVLWEVPFVDRTAASYKFLADRKWLVRDRNGKVGLSQWWDGTSALVDLSNPEAYAWFVGELKNLQSRYGVDGYKLDAADASFFLPGFSTWGGVTANRYTDLYASVGAHFEINELRVSWLAQGMGLVQRLRDKNSNWSRENGLGSLVPHGLTESLLGYGYFCPDMIGGGLDSDFSQDRFSSMDPEMFVRWTQASALMPMMQFSYAPWRLDPESEKICLKYTRLHEQLGDYIHSLAQEMQRTGRPIIRPLFFAAPGDEKAFLAREEFMLGDRFLVAPVVEKGAVAREVYLPAGLWKDFWSGEIYSGGSTLAQYPAPLDKLPIFVRLD